The genomic interval GAGTCAGGTAGCAATTGCAAACCAAAAAGTTCAAGATAATCGTCAAACGGCAGTTCATCCGTACCATCAACGTAGCGGGCAAAAAAGTCGCTCAAATTCGTTCCAGCGACAGACTCGATCGCTTCCTGCAACTGTTCTGGACTAAAGCCGATTTCTTCTTTACCGAACTGTTCCCACATTTGCCGCATCACATCATCGAGCGATCGTTGATTTTGATGTCGCGATCGAATCAGCAAATCCAGCAACAGCGACACCAATTCTCCCTTCAGATAATAAGAAATCTGAGAATTATCGCTATTGGCATCCCGTCGGTACAGCTTAATCCAGGCATCAAAACTCGACTCGCTGGCCGGCTGCACCTTTCGCCCAGGTATAGTTTGCAACCGCGTAATTTCCTTACTCAAATTATGCAAAAACGACTTAGCATCGTAAATGCCTGCCCGCAGGGGAATCAGCAAATCGTAGTAACTTGTCGTCCCTTCGCTAAACCACAAGGAAGGGGTATAATTTTCACCATCGTAATCAAACTTTTCCAGTGCTTTCGGGCGAATCCGCTTCACATTCCACAGGTGGAAAAACTCATGCGCCACCAACTGCATAAAGCGATCGTACTTATCCTTAACCCGAAAACCGAAGCGAGCGTAATTTAACGTGCAGGAATTCTTATGTTCCAAACCACCTGCATTTTGAGAAGCCAGATGTAGCAGAAACACATAGCGATCGTAGGGAAGTCCCCCAAACATTTGGGCTTCTATCTCAATGATTTTCTGGATATCCGGAATTATCCGATTTGGCTGGGCATTTCCCTCTCCCCAAATTGCTAACTCGTGGGGCTTACCCAACACCTCAAACTCATATAACTGGTGATTACCTATTTCAAACGGACTATCCACCAAAGTATCAAAATCATCCGCCTCGAAAGTATTTACTTCATCTGCAACTGGCGGCAAAGGTGTTGCTATGCGCCATTCTTTAAAAGGTGGCAGAATTTGGATGCGGATTTTTTCCCGTTCCCATCCAGGAATGTAAAAACATAACGCCGCCGGGTTAAAATAACCGTGACTGCCATCTAAATGATTAGTCCGTACTGACAGGTCATTGGCAAACACCCGATAAAAAACTTCTATCTGAGAAGCACCATTTGTATCTATTTGCCAATGATTTTTGCCGAGCTTACGCCAAGATAAAATACTCTCCTCTGTATAAGCAGAAAAATCTTGTAAATGCTTGGCATACTCGCGCACCAAGTAAGAACCAGGAGTCCAAACCGGTAGTTTCAAATCCAAAACCGATCCGGCCAAACCTGCCACAGCCAACGTCACCTCAAACAGGTGAGAACTTGGCTGAGGCATGGCGATCGTATATTTAATTGTCGGTGCGCTGCGTTTTTGAGTGCTGGGTCGAACAGTTGTTGCTTCCGTCATTAATCCAAAATCCCAAATCTAAAATCTAAAATTCTTAGACTCGTCCTGCTAGGTGCGTCAACTGCCTCAAATTGATCATGTGAATAACTTGACGACCGGGATCGATTTTGAGCCAGCCCTTGCTATCCAGTTTTTCCATAATTTTAGTAGTTTCCTCCACACCTATATCGGACACATCAGCCAAATCTTTGAAAGGAATGTTATAGATTTCCATTCCCTTTTCCGTTGATTGACCGTAGTTTTCTCCCATTGCCACCAAAGTGTTAGCTAACTTGACTGCTGGAGGCTGATGGCGCAGATGAAAGCGATGGTTCATTTGGCGCAGTCGCCGTACCATTACTTGCAGCATCCGATGGTGTAGCTGCGGGTCTTTAAATAACGTTTGAATAAAGCGCTGCGCGTGGACGCTCAGCAAGCGTACC from Aerosakkonema funiforme FACHB-1375 carries:
- a CDS encoding M61 family metallopeptidase, whose protein sequence is MTEATTVRPSTQKRSAPTIKYTIAMPQPSSHLFEVTLAVAGLAGSVLDLKLPVWTPGSYLVREYAKHLQDFSAYTEESILSWRKLGKNHWQIDTNGASQIEVFYRVFANDLSVRTNHLDGSHGYFNPAALCFYIPGWEREKIRIQILPPFKEWRIATPLPPVADEVNTFEADDFDTLVDSPFEIGNHQLYEFEVLGKPHELAIWGEGNAQPNRIIPDIQKIIEIEAQMFGGLPYDRYVFLLHLASQNAGGLEHKNSCTLNYARFGFRVKDKYDRFMQLVAHEFFHLWNVKRIRPKALEKFDYDGENYTPSLWFSEGTTSYYDLLIPLRAGIYDAKSFLHNLSKEITRLQTIPGRKVQPASESSFDAWIKLYRRDANSDNSQISYYLKGELVSLLLDLLIRSRHQNQRSLDDVMRQMWEQFGKEEIGFSPEQLQEAIESVAGTNLSDFFARYVDGTDELPFDDYLELFGLQLLPDSEEEQAPFIGLTAKSQNGKEAINFVEIGSPAQIAGVDAGDELLAINGIRVTADKLSDRLKDYQSGDTIQVTVFHQDELRTLPVTLAAPKPNSYKVVALGNPSSAQKENFAGWLGVPISTIS
- a CDS encoding Crp/Fnr family transcriptional regulator, which gives rise to MQTEDFSELFPLFNTVNPETLEWLLSVADEHEYPAGRAVLMEDAWGNAVYFLVSGWVKVRRITGDDGVTLAILGQGDFFGEMAILDESPRSTDVIALSSVRLLSVHAQRFIQTLFKDPQLHHRMLQVMVRRLRQMNHRFHLRHQPPAVKLANTLVAMGENYGQSTEKGMEIYNIPFKDLADVSDIGVEETTKIMEKLDSKGWLKIDPGRQVIHMINLRQLTHLAGRV